The DNA window CGCGCGTCGAGTGCTGCGACATGATTGAAAGGCGTGCTCAGGTACATCACGCCATCGGCGACCAGCGGCGTCGCCTGGAAAGTCGCGTTGACGCCGTTGCGCCAAGTCCAGATCGGAGCAAGCTTCCTGACGTTGGCGCGGTTGATTCGCGCCAGCGGCGAATAGCGCTGGTTCGTATAGTCTCGCCCGTAGCTCAGCCAGTTCGAATGATCCTCACCGGCCTTCAGCAGACGGTGGTCATCGATGCTGGCCGCGGCGTGGGCGAGCGATGCGCCTATCAGGATGACAGCGAAAGTCGAGAGTCGAAGCATGGTCTTGAATGGCAAGCCCGATCGTGAACCTGCAACCATGATACTGAACTCCAGCCAGGCGATGGCGATCGAATCCCGCGAAAGCCGGCCATCCCTGCCCGGCCCTGGCAAAACGGAGAGGCGGGCTTGTTCATCGTTCTGTTCGGCGTTACCGGTACCGGAAAATCCACCATTGGCGCCCTGCTCGCCCGGCAACTGGGCTGGAAGTTTTATGACGCCGACGATTATCATTCGGCCGCCAACGTCAAAAAGATGTCGGCGGGCGTGCCGCTCAGCGACGACGACCGGCATGTCTGGCTCGGCAGTTTGCGAGCGCTGATCGAGACGTGTCTGGCTGAAAATGATCATGGCGTGCTGGCATGCTCCGCGTTGAAGGCGTCTTACCGCCAGCAGTTGCAAGCGAACGCCGCCGTGCGTTTTGTGTACCTGAAAGCGCAGCCGGAATGGATCATTCAGCGATTGAAAACCCGCCAGGGCCACTTCATGAATCCGGCATTGGTCAAAAGCCAGTTCGAAACTCTGGAAGAACCGGCGGCCGGAACGGCGCACACTATCGACGTTGCGCAAAACCCGGAGCAGTGCGTGCGGCGGATTCGACGCGAGTTTGGCATCTGACTTCGGCATCCGACTTTGCTTCCCGATGGCATGGATTTCATTGGCTGAATCGCTGATTTGAGTCCAATCGGCGATAATGTCATTCGATTGTCCCGGTTTCGGGATAAACGCGCCTTGTCGCTGTCATAACAATGGTGAGTCGGTACTCTCCTCGCTGCTTGTAGCGAAAAACGCGGTTCGCTTTCCGAAAACATCGGTGAACCGAACCCCGATCCACATGCGCTGGCGCAATTGCCCGCACTCCGGAAAGGCGTCGGCAACAATGCACAAAAGACTGACATGACAGATATCGAAGCGTCTTCCTCAACCATCATTCCGCGCGAAGGTCTGGTTACGCTGACTCATGCGATTTATGGCTTGCACGCGTTCAGCGCTATCCTCGGCGTGTTGGGCTCGGCCTTCATCGTCACGGCGTTCCTGACCGGCTGGCCATCGATCATCGCCGTGATCCTCAACTACGTGAAGCGCGACGAGGTTCGCGGCACGTATCTCGCCTCGCATTTCAGTTGGCAAATCCGCACGTTCTGGTATGCGCTGCTGTGGCTGCTGATAGCGGCCGTCCTGGTTGTGACGGTCATCGGTATACCAGCGGCGTGGCTGATCGCAATCTTCGCCGGCTTGTGGGTGCTCTACCGCATCGTCAGGGGCTGGATTGCGCTCGCCGCCAATCAGCCGATGCCGCTAGCTTGACAGGCGAATCCGTCGCGATCGTTGCCAGTCGCGGCTTCCTTCCGGGATTGCGGAAGCGAGGCGTGCAGCGGTCAAAAATGATTGCTTTAAACTTTTAGAACATTTGACTGCCTATCTATCGTTAACAACTCGGGAGGAATAGCAATGGATTTCCAGAAATCGCAGAGAACGCTGGTCGGAATGATGCCATCCTGGTGCCAAACGGCATTCAAAATGTGGGAGGTCGGCATTGCCGCGCCGCAGATCATCGCGCACCGCACCGCGCGCATGGCAGCCGCCGGACAGACGCCGAATGCGCGTGATCAGCGCGAGTTCAATCGCATGGGGCAGGAAAAGCTCGATGCCTTCCGCGAATCGTGGACGGCAATGGCTATGCAAACGGCTGCTTTCAATATGCAGCTCGCAACGCAGGCGGCGCAGCAGTGGTTCGGCGCGTGGACTGCATTCCAGAGATTGATGCTGGCCGGAACGCCGGTGCAAATGGCCAAGGCGCAAGAAACTATGTTGCGCAGTATGGCGACGTCATTTTCTTCCGCCGGCAACAAGCAGCTTTCCGATTCTTTTTCGCGCATCGCCAGCAAAGGCTTGGCGCCCGTGCACAAAACGGCGACTGCGAACGTCAGGCGGCTGCGCGGTTTCTAGCGTGGTGCTTCCCCCTTGAAAAAGGGGGCGGGTCTTCAAATCTCCCTGCCCTCTTCACAAAGGGGGCAGGGAGAAATACCCCAAGGTAGTGCTTCGTATTATTGGACCTAACGCTTCCCCGTGTGAATCTCGTACCGGAGGGAGCGATGGGACCGACAAGCGCGATCGAATTGACGAACGACCTGCAGGTGCTGTCCGGCCAGATGCCGGCGTCGCGCGCTGCCGTACGAGTATCGTTCGTGCCGAATTTTCCGGGGCGATCTCGCGGTCTACCGTTTCGAAGAGCAGAGGTGACCGCCAACACAATCTTTGTCCGTCGTGTCCGTGCCATGAGTTGAGAGCATTAGCCTTGAACCGCGGCGTTGAGAACGTACGACCATAGGTGCAGCGTCACGAATGACAACGGAATTCCAACGCCCACCATCAACGCGACCAGCTCCCGGTCCAGATCATGTTCGCCGGCGACGATAGCCGCGCCTATCATCGGCGGCATCGCGGCCTCGAAGAGCGTGATGCGCGTAACCTCCCCTTCACTCCCCAGGCCGTGCACCAGCAACAGCATGAGCAAGGCCGGCGCAAGCAGCAGCTTGAAGCCCAAACCCAGCGAGAGCACAGCGATGCGTCCGCGCAGCGACGACAGCCGCAATTGCATTCCTACGGACACGAACGCCAGCGGCGCCAACAAGCTACCGAGAAACCGCAGTGTCGATTCGAGCCACCCGGGATACTCTTGCGGCATCAGGACGAGCGCTATCAGCAAGGCTTGAAAAGGCCGGAACAGCAAGACCTTTTTGCAGACCATGGCCCATGTGACCCTATGCGATGAATACGCGGCCGCGACCACGATGCCGAGGCTGGACAGCACCGCATAGGTGCCGAACTGGTCGATCAAAATGCCGACGCCGCGGCCCTGCGGCCCGTAATAAGCTTCGATCATGGGCAGGCCGACAAACGACGTGTTGGCGAGCGATCCCGTCAGCATCAGGCAGCCTATGGTCTGCGCCGGCAGGCAGGCCAATTTGCCCGCGCACCAGAAGAAGCCCAGCCCGCCGATAAACATGATCCATGGCATAAGGATCGAGTAAATCAGCGAGCGATCCCAATGCAGCCCGGGGACCAGCAACAGAATCAACGCCGGCAGCGAAATATTTATGATGAAGGCGTTGAGCGCTTTTACAACAAACGCGTTATGCGCTGCTGCCGCGGTTTCCGGGAGTCTGCCCCGGCTGCTCAGCGTTAGGCCGAGCACAAAGCAGATCATCGGAAGCACAAGGGTCGTCATGATTGAAGTTGCGCGAAGGTGAAGCACGTTTCCGGCATAGCGAAACGTGTCCCTCCCGTTTGCCCAGAGTCGATGCTGTGGGTAGAGGGGCAAATCGGGCGCACTTGCGCGGCGCGCCCGGACGGATCTAGCCGCTTCGCTCAGTACTGCGCGACGGGCTCCTCGATGTCCCGGGCCTGGTTCCCATACTGGCTCGGGAAGTACTCGAATGCCTGCTCAACGGGAATTTGCGCTACGGGCGGCGCGACTTCAGCGGTGCTTTGACCGGACGGACTCAGGGCCATCAGGTATTGCGCTCCCAGCACCGCAAGCGCGACAACCAGGACTTCCGCGACACGGATGACGAATTTTCTCGCGAATGCCTTACTGGACTGTGTGCGAATGGACGGTGCGCGAACGAATGTATGGTTTCCGTATATAAGTTGCATGGTCGCCTCCTGCAGTTGATTGGGGTTCGAACAAACCGCCTTTTGCGGCTTTGCTCGCGACCATTCTCAGCCGGTCAAACTTTCAAATCGCTTACACGCGGCTATGATTTATGGCCTGGGCGAAAGGAGCGGGGATCAAGACGAAAGGCTGGCGCGCGGAAGTTCAGTCGCCCGGCGGCGGACGATCTGCTGGTGAAACGTGGCAGAGCTGTTCGGCTTTACCAGCGCCGGCTTAACATGAGGTGCAGGA is part of the Burkholderiales bacterium genome and encodes:
- a CDS encoding AEC family transporter, whose product is MTTLVLPMICFVLGLTLSSRGRLPETAAAAHNAFVVKALNAFIINISLPALILLLVPGLHWDRSLIYSILMPWIMFIGGLGFFWCAGKLACLPAQTIGCLMLTGSLANTSFVGLPMIEAYYGPQGRGVGILIDQFGTYAVLSSLGIVVAAAYSSHRVTWAMVCKKVLLFRPFQALLIALVLMPQEYPGWLESTLRFLGSLLAPLAFVSVGMQLRLSSLRGRIAVLSLGLGFKLLLAPALLMLLLVHGLGSEGEVTRITLFEAAMPPMIGAAIVAGEHDLDRELVALMVGVGIPLSFVTLHLWSYVLNAAVQG
- a CDS encoding gluconokinase, which translates into the protein MFIVLFGVTGTGKSTIGALLARQLGWKFYDADDYHSAANVKKMSAGVPLSDDDRHVWLGSLRALIETCLAENDHGVLACSALKASYRQQLQANAAVRFVYLKAQPEWIIQRLKTRQGHFMNPALVKSQFETLEEPAAGTAHTIDVAQNPEQCVRRIRREFGI